CCGGATGCTGTGGGACTGCGCGGCGGCTTCTCCGAGCAGGGCCCGGGTGTACGCACGGCGCTGACGAGGCGGGAGCGCCTCATCGACGAAGTGCGTGGTGTCGACGCCATGGTGTTTCAACCGGTCGCGTAAGTATCTGCGCGGACCGCTGCCCAAGGGCGCGTCGAGCCGGCGCAGCATGTCGACCAGACTGGTGGAGTCAGCGGCTGTACGGGTCAGCAGGTCGCGGGTGTAGGTCGGGTGCCGGGCCATGGGCGGGACGTCACTTCCGCCGTGGCTTACGGCCACGGTAAGTGTCGGTCACCGCATGGCAGTTGGGACACAGCAAGCGTAAGTTGGCCGCGCGGTTGTCCCACCAGTCACCGTTGAGGTGATCGACTTCCAGGCGCAATGGCTTGCCGTTCCATTCCGTGCCCGTGCCGCATATCGCACACCGCTCCGGAGCTCCCCGGCGCAGCAGGTTCTTGCGCAGGCGCTCGCCTCCGGTGCGGCCGTCGGCCGGCGAGCCGAGAACCAGAGGGTCGCGCCTGGTGCTCTTGGTGCGTGCGCGGGACGTTGCGGTGAAGTGCGAGGTATCGATGCCCAGTTCGGCGATGCGCCTGCCGATGTGTGCTTGATTTCCGCCGACCGGGCTGATGCCGAGGCGGCGTACGACCTCGGCGATGCTGTGCGAGCAGGCCACCAGCTCACGAAGCCGGGACTCGGTGTGCCGTACGCCAGGGGGAGCGAAGTGCGCGGTGTCGACGCCTGCTTCCCGCATTCTTGCGCGCAGGTAGCGTCTGCTGCCGGGCGACGGTGTCCCGCCGAACCATCGCACGGCGTCGTCGAACGACCAGCAGGCGCGTGCGGCCTCGGCAAGCCGCTCGGGCGTGTACTTGACCGGCATGATTCCCCCGTCCCGCGCACCAGGCCCCCGTGCGCCCCTCGAACAGAACAACGATCGAATGCAGGGCCGGTTACGGCCACGGCAAGTAGGCGAGACAAGGATGCGGGCCCCGGGGAGGGGGATCCCGGGGCCCGCAGAGGGGGTGTCGCGCAGGTCAGAAGCGCGGTTCGGGGGATTGGGCCTCGATGAGTTCGACGGCTTCTTCCTTGGTGGCTACGGAGGGTGGGGAGCCTTCGAGGGGCTGTTGGGCGGTTTCCTTCATGCAGGCGACTGCGATGACGCCTACCAGGGCGGCGCCCATTGTGTAGTAGGCGGGGACCATCACGTTCTTGTCGAAGACGTCCATGAGGGCGGTGATCACCAGGGGGGTGGTGCCGCCGAAGAGGGAGACGGCCAGGTTGTAGCCGATGGACAGGGAGCCGTAGCGGACGTTGGTGGGGAAGAGGGCGGGCAGGGCGGCGGACATGGTGCCCAGGAGGCAGACCAGGGAGAGGCCGAGGAGGGCCATGCCGCCGCAGACCGCGGGGACGCTGCCCTGCTTGACGAGGAGGAAGGCCGGGATCGCGAGGACGAAGAAGCCGAGCATGCCGGTCATCAGCAGGGGCTTGCGGCCGTAGCGGTCGCTGAGTTTGCCGACGGTGCTGAGGACGCACATCAGGACGGCCATGGTGCCGAGGAGGATCAGCAGGCCGTGGGACTCCTCGTAGTGGAGGGTGTCCGTCAGGTAGGTCGGCATGTACGACAGCAGCATGTAGTCGGTGATGTTGTACGCGCCGACCAGGGCGATGCAGAGGATGAGGGTGGGCCACTGCTGGGTGAAGATCTCGCCGATCTTCTTCTTGGGGGCGTTCTCGGAGAGGTGGGAGAACTCCGCCTCGGTCTCGACGGCCGAGTTGCCGCCGCCGTGGGTCTGGGCGGCCTCGAACTTCTGGAAGGCGGGGGTCTCGTCGAGCTTGACCCGCAGGTAGAGACCGACCAGGCCGAGCGGGCCGGCGATCAGGAACGGCAGGCGCCAGCCCCAGCTGACCATGGCCTCGTCGCCGAGGGTGGTGTTGAGCAGCAGCACGATGCCGGCGGCGCCGGTGTAGCCGATGAGGGTGCCCATCTCCAGGAAGCTGCCGAAGAAACCGCGCTTCTTGTCGGGGGCGTACTCGGCGATGAAGGTGGAGGCGCCGCCGTACTCACCGCCGGTGGAGAAGCCCTGGACGAGGCGGAAGAGGATGAGCAGGACGGGCGACCAGAAGCCGATGGCGGCGTAGGACGGGATCAGCCCGATGCAGAGGGTGCCCAGCGCCATCATGATCATGGTGAGGGCGAGGACCTTCTTGCGGCCGATGCGGTCGCCGAGGGGGCCGAAGTAGGCGCCGCCGAGGGGCCGTACGAGGAAGGCCACGGCGAAGGTCGCGAAGGACGACAGCAGGCTGGCGGTGTCGCTGCCGCCGGGGAAGAAGACCTTGCCGATGGTGACCGCGAGATAGCTGTAGATCCCGAAGTCGAACCATTCCATGGCGTTGCCGAGCGCGGCGGCTTTCACGGCGCGCTTGACGACGCGTTCGTCGGTGACGGTGATGTCGGTGCGCCGCAGTTTGGGGTTCTTGCGCCGGGCGACGGCACGGAAGAGCACCCGGTGGCGCTTGAGCGCTTCCCGGTCCTGTTCGGGAGCGGGGTCGGCTTCGGTGCTGCCGGTCGGCACGAGGCGGTCCTCTCGGGTCGGTCAGCGCGTGGTGCGCGGTGGGATACGACAGGTGCGCCTGCGCAGCGGAGCGTGGATCCAAACCACTCCGGCCGGATGAATTGAGGTATGTCACGTGCGGCCGGTCCGTCCGGAGTGCCGGGGCGGGGTGGTGACAGGGCCGTGGCGGGGGTGCGCCAGAGGTGCGGCAGGCCTTGTTACAGGACTGGTACACAGCCGAGTGGTCACTGCAGTGTTCAAGCAATCAGCCTGTGTCGCGGGGACGGGAGAGTGTCAGCGCGGGGGGCGGCATTCGTGTTTGCTGTGGGGGTACGGGGCGTCGTCCCCGGGAGGAGAGCGTGATGACGGACCGCGAAGGGGCCCGCTGGGTTCGGGGGCGTACCGCGCTGGCGGCCTTTGTCGTGGTGACGGCGCTGGCGGCCGGCGGGGTGTGGTTCGGGCAGTCGTCGGACCGTGCGTCGGCGGTGGACGCCGCGCCGAAGACCTCGGCGGTGCAGGACGTGAAGGACGACGGCAAGCAGTCCGGGGGGCTGCCGGGGGTCCGGGACTGCGGGCGCGGGAAGCCGGAGACCAAACCGCATGTGATTACGCTGACCTGCGAGGATGCGGAGATGGTGGCGACCGCGATCTCGTGGAAGTACTACGGGGAGCGGGAGGCGCTGGGGGTGGGTGTGGTGCAGGTGGAGAGGACGGATTCCGGCGTGGGCACGGATGCCGGTTTCCCGGCCACCTTCCGCCTCCGTGATCCGGAGCGGATCGGCGGGGCGCTGGCCTTCACCGGTCTTGAGGTGACGTACGAGGGCTCGACGCCGCTCGGTGACACGACGGAGATGTACAACCTCGCGTGATGGGCATTCGAGGCCGGATCGCCCTGGCCATTTCCTGTATGACCGCGCTGGCCGTGGTGGTGCTCGGGTTTGCCGTGCACCACATAGCGGATGCGGAGCGGGAGCGGTCGGCGCGGGCGTATCAGGACGACCGGTTGAGTTCGGCGCTGCAGATCTACGAGCGGGACGGCACGCTCGCGCTGGGGGCGCAGCTGGACGATGCGACCTTGCCGGTGCCGTTGCGGGACGCGGTGTTCCAGAACCAGTCGGGGACGTATGTCAGCGGTGGTGAGGATCCGCGGGTGTGGGCGGCGACCGGGGTCGGGGGCGGCGACGGGAGAGCGCCGACGCGGTCGCTGTCGGTGTCGGCGGCGTATCCGGATGACGATCCGGCGCAGGTGACGCTGGACCGGGCGCTGCTGATCGCGGGGTGCGGCACGGTCACGCTGATGGCGGGGGTGTCGTGGTTCGTGGCGCAGCGGCTGTCGCGGCGGCTGCGGATGAGCGCGGCGGCGGCGCGGCGGATCGCGGCGGGCGCGGCACCGGACGCGGACGCGCTGGCGAGCAACGGCCGTGACGAGGTGGCCGAGTTGGGCCGCAGTGTGCATCACATGGCGACGTCGCTGGCGGCGCGGGTGGAGGCGGAGCGGGAGTTCACCGCGGATGTGGCGCATGAGCTGCGGACGCCGGTGGCCGGGCTGGTGGCGGCGGCGGAGCTGTTGCCGCAGCCGCGGGCGGTGGAGCTGGTGCGCGACCGGGCGCAGGCGATGCGGCGGCTGGTGGAGGATCTGCTGGAGGTGTCGCGGCTGGACGCGGGGGTGGAACGGGCGGATGTGGACGCCTGTGAGCTGCCGTCGCTGGTGCGCGGGATCGTGCAGCGGGCGGCGCGGCAGCGCGGGGTCGACGAGGCCGACGAGGTGTCGGTGACCGTGGAGGGGGAGCCGCGGATCGTGGAGACGGACCGGCGGCGGGTGGAGCGGGTGCTGGTGAATCTGCTGGCGAACGCGGCCAAGCACGGCAAGCCGCCGATCGAGGTGGTGGTGGCCGGTTCGCGGATCGTGGTGCGCGATCACGGTCCGGGCTATCCGGCGGAGTTGTGTGCCGAGGGGCCGCGGCGGTTCCGTACGGCCGCGCCGGAGCGGGGCACCGGGCACGGGCTGGGGCTGACGATCGCGGCCGGCCAGGCGGAGGTGCTGGGTGCGCGGCTGGACTTCGGCGCCGCCGCGGAGGGCGGCGCCGAGGCCGTGCTGGAGCTGCCGGACCGGGCGGTGCCCGACCTCGCGGTTACAGCCCCAGGTCCTTGATGATCTTGGCGACGTGGCCGGTGGCCTTGACGTTGTAGAGGGCGCGCTCGACCTTGCCGTCCTCGTCGAGGATGACGGTGGAGCGGATGACGCCGGTGACGGTCTTGCCGTAGAGCTTCTTCTCGCCGAAGGCGCCGTAGGCCTCCAGGACCGCCTTGTCGGGGTCGCCGAGCAGGGTGACCTTGAGCTCTTCCTTCTCGCGGAACTTGGCGAGCTTCTCCGGCTTGTCGGGGGAGATGCCGATGACGTCGTAGCCGTGGCCGGCGAGGAAGTCGAGGTTGTCGGTGAAGTCGCAGGCCTGCTTGGTGCAGCCGGGGGTCAGGGCGGCCGGGTAGAAGTAGACGATGACCTTGCGGCCCTTGTGGTCGGCGAGCGAGACCTGCTTGCCGTCCGCGTCGGGCAGGGTGAAGGCGGGGGCGGTGTCGCCGGGCTGCAGTCGCGCGCTCATGGCTCTCCTTAGGGTGGATCCGTACGCCCCGACATTAGCCAGCCGGGGTGCGGAGTGGTGCCGGGGGCGCCTCGGGTGCGCGAAACGGGGGTGCTGTGGGGCGCGTGGGGGTGTGAGCTGACAGACTGTCCATCACGAATCGGCAGTCAGTGGTGTGGCCGGTTCCGTACGGGGCCCCGTGCCCGGCCCCCGTACGCAGCGGCGCGAGACGACGGAGGCAGCGCGGTGGCGGAAGCCAGGACCCCGGCGCAGATCGAGGCGGACATCGTCCGCAGGCGGCAGGAGCTCGCCGTCACGCTCGACGAGATCGGTGTGCGGCTGCACCCGAAGACGATCATGGATGACGCCAAGGCGAGGGCGGCGGCCGTCGTGGACCGTACGGCGGGGCGGGCCTATGTGGCCGCCAATCGCGCGGTGACGGATGTGCGGGCGCAGCTGGTGTCGGAGGACGGGGCGCCGCGGCTGGAGCGGATCGTTCCGGTGGCGCTGATCGGTGTGGCCGTGGTGGGCCTGCTGACGCTGCGCGCCAGGCGGCGCGGCTAGGCGGTCTGCGCCGCCCCGGGCCCGGGGCGGCCCGCGGTGCGTGCCGGGCGTCGCCGGGCAGGTACCGTCATGCCGTGAGCCCGAATAACGCCAAGGACACCCACGACAAGCTGCCGATCCGGATGCTGCACGACCGTGTGCTGGTCCGGACGGACATCCCCGAGGGCGAGCGCCGCTCGACCGGGGGCATCGTCATTCCCGCGACCGCGGCGGTCGGCCGCCGCCTGGCCTGGGCCGAGGTGGTCGCGGTCGGGCAGAACGTGCGGACCGTGGAGGTCGGGGACCGGGTGCTGTACGACCCGGAGGACCGGGCCGAGGTCGAGGTGCGCGGTGTGGCGTATGTGCTGATGCGTGAGCGCGATCTGCATGCGGTGGCCGCGGAGCGCCTGGAGGGCGCGGAGGACTCGACCGGGCTGTACCTGTAGCCCACGGAACACCGGGCAGTAGCTGTAGCCCACGGAACACCGGGCGGTATCTGTAGCCCCAGGAAGCGGGCGGTGACCGGGGTCACCGCCCGTTCTGCTGCCTTTTGCTAGCCTCGGAGACACCCGACGAGACGCGCCGTACCGGGTCAGGACAAGACGACGCACCCCTGTTGAAGCTCTTTCGCGGAGGTGCCGTCATGGCCTGGATCCTGATCGTGGTCGCCGGTCTGCTGGAGGTCGGCTGGTCGATCGGTATGAAGTACACCGACGGCTTCACCCGGCTGTGGCCCAGTGTGTTCACCGGCGCGGGCATCGTCGCCAGCATGCTGCTGCTCTCGTACGCGGCCCGGACCCTGCCGATCGGTACCGCCTATGGCGTGTGGGTCGGCATCGGGGCGGCCGGTGCGGCGGTGGTCGGCATGATGGTGCTCGGCGAGCCGGCCACGGCGGCCCGGATCTTCTTCATCTGTCTGCTGCTCGTGGCGGTGGTCGGGCTCAAGGCGACGTCGGGGCACTGACGCCCGCCCGGCGGACGCGCGGCGCGCTCCCGTGGAAAGCACGGGCGCGCGCCGCTATCCGTCCCACCTCCACTGCATCTGCCGCTCCAGCTCGTCGCTCTGCGGCTGCACCGTGGGGAAGTCGTTCGTGGGCGGTGTGGTCGGCCCGGGCTCGGTGGGGAGCGTCGGGGTGGGGGGTTCGACGGTCGGCCGGGTGGGGGCGACGGTGGGCGGGACGGGGTCGGTGGGCGATTCGGTCGAGCCGGGCGTCGGGGTGCCCGAGGCGCCGGGTGACAGCGAATCGCTGCCGGACGGCTCGGGCGAGGACGGTTCGGCTCCCGCTTCCAGGCGCAGGTCGAAGTCGCGGACCGGGCGTCCGTTCAGTGCGGCCGCGGTGTAGTCGGCCCAGATCTGGGCGGGGTAGTCGCCGCCGTTGACCCGCGACAGGCCTCCCGCGCCGTACAGGGGCTCCTGTGCGGCGCTCTCCGGGTTCTGGCCCAGCACGGCGACGACGGTGGCGAGTTCGGGCGTGTAGCCCGCGAACCAGGCGGCCTTGTCCTCCTCGGCGGTGCCGGTCTTGCCGGCCGCGGGCCGCCCGGCGCCCTGGGCGGCGGTGCCGGTGCCGCCGTCGACGACGCCGCGCAGGACGGCTGTGGTGGTGTCGGCGGCGGTCCGCGGGACGGCGGCGGTCTCCTCGCGCTCGGGCAGCTCGATCTCCTCGTCGCTCTTGGTGACCTTGTCGACCAGGGTGTACGGCCGGTGGGTGCCGTGGTCGGCGAGGGTGGCGTAGGCCTGCGCCATGTGCAGGACGCTGGGGGTGGCGGTGCCCAGCGAGACGGCGCCCTGGGAGGAGGCGAGGCTGGGGGTGTCGGCGGGGATGCCCAGGGCGACGGCGGTGGCCTTGACCTTGGCGGGGCCGACGTCGATGCCCATCTGGGCGTAGACGGCGTTGACGGACTTGTCGGTGGCCTCGGTGACGGTGATCGGGCCGTAGGAGCGGTCGTCCTCGTTGGCGGGCGCGAAGCCGGTGGCGCGGCCGTGACTGACCGTCATCCGCTTGTTGGTGCCGTCGTAGACGGTGTTCGGGGTGATCCGGGTGCCGTCCTGGGTGGTGGAGCGGTGCTGTACGGCGGAGGCGAAGACGATCGGCTTGAAGGTGGAGCCGACCTGGTAGTCGTTGCGGGTGGCGCCGTTGACGTACTGCTTGGCGTAGTCGATCCCGCCGTAGAGGGCGACGACCCGGCCGCTCGCGGGGTCGATGGAGGCGCCGCCGGCCCGGACGTAGCGGTCGACCTTCCGGGAGTCGTCGAGCCGGTCCATCACCCGGGTGTTGACCGCCTTGACGAAGGCGTTCTGGCGTTTCTTGCTGATGGTGGTGGTGATCCGGTAGCCGCCGCCGCGCAGGGTGTCCTCGTCGAGGATGTGGTGGCCGGTGAGGTAGTTCTTGACCGCTTCGACGAGGTAGCCGCGCTGACCGGAGAGTCCGGGGGAAGGTTTGGCGGGCTTCGTCGTGGGGAACTCCAGCGCGGCCCGCTCGGCGGGGGCGAGCCACTTCTTCGTCACCATGCCGTCCAGGACGTAGTTCCAGCGCGACAGCACCCGCTGCCGGTTCTCGGGGTGCGCGGTGAGGTCGTAGGCGCTGGGGGCGTTGAGGAGGGACGCGAGATACGCGCCCTGGGCGGTGGTCAGCGCTTCCGCGTCGCGGCCGTAGTAGGTCCGGGCGGCGGCCTGGATGCCGTAGGCGTTGCGGCCGTAGTAGCTGGAGTTTAGGTAGCCCTCCAGGATGTTGTCCTTGCTCACCTCGCGGTCCAGCTTGATGGCGATGAAGAACTCCTTGGCCTTGCGGGTGAGGGTCTGCTCCTGGCCGAGGTAGTAGTTCTTCACGTACTGCTGGGTGATGGTGGAGCCGGACTGCTTGCCCTTGCCGGTCAGGGTGTTCCAGGCGGCCCGGACCATCGCGGCGGGGTCGACCGCGGACTCGGAGTAGAAGTCCCGGTCCTCGGCGGCGAGTACGGCCTGCTGGACGGGCCGGGGGATCTGGCTGAGGGTGACGTTCTGCCGGTTGATCTCGCCGTCGTGGGCCAGCTCGGAGCCGTCGGAGTAGAGGTAGATGTTGCTCTGGGCCTTGGCGGCGCTGTTGGCCGGCGGGATGCCGACGAGCAGATAGCCGGCGATCATCCCGCCGACGACGAGCAGCAGGAACAGCAGCCCGGTGCCCAGCACCGTGCGCCAGGTGGGGATGACACGGCGCCAGCCTGTGCGTTGTCCGCTCATGTCGGTATGGACTCCTCGGCCGCCGCCGAAGGTTGTACTGCGGCGGACGGTGTCGTGTCGGGGGACTGCGCGCGGTACGCCGGAAGAGCAACTGCCGCCCGCTGGGAAACTCTCGCATCATGCGTCCCGGTCAGCGGGGGTGGCGCGCACCGGAGTCCGCCACCTGACCGGCTGAATGGCGCCCACGGCTCACCCGAAGCGGTGATAATTCGATGGTGCCCGCCGTGCCCGCGACTTAGGCTCCGGTGCTTTGCGCGTCCGACGAGAACGGGGCTGGGGGGAGGGCGGCGTGGTGTACGCGGCGGTGGCGGCCGGCAGCTTCCGGCGGTACGCCACCTATCGGATCGCCACCGCGGCGGGGGTGTTCACCAACACCGTCTTCGGCTTCATCGTCGCCTACACGTACATCGCGCTGTGGGACGAGCGGCCGCATCTGGGCGGCTACGACCAGGCGCAGGCGCTGACCTTCGTCTGGACCGGGCAGGCGCTGCTGGCCACCGCGGCGCTGATGGGCGGCGGCGGGCTGGACGAGATGCAGGAGCGGATCCGCACCGGCGATATCGCGGTGGACCTCTACCGGCCCGCGGATCTCCAGCTGTGGTGGCTGGCCACGGATCTGGGGCGGGCCGGGCTGCAGCTGATCGGCCGCGGGGTGGCGCCGATGGCGGTGGGCGCCCTGGCCTTCCCGCTGGCGCTGCCCGGCGATGCGCTGACCTGGGGCTGGTTTCTGCTGTCGGTGCTGCTCGGGGTGCTGGTGAGCTTCGCGCTGCGGTATCTCGTCGCGCTGGCGTCCTTCTGGCTCCTCGACGGCTCGGGTCTGGCCATGATCAGTGGGCTGGCCTGCATGTTCTTCACGGGGATGGTGCTGCCGCTGCGGGTCTTCCCCGGCGGTTTCGGGGAGGTCGTCCAGCTGCTGCCGTGGGCGGCCATCCTGCAGGTGCCGGCGGATGTGCTGATGGGCGTCCGGAGCGGCGACGCGCTGGTGCGGGGGCTGCTGTTCCAGGCGGTGTGGGCGGTGGCGCTGCTGGCGCTGGGGCGGCTGGTGCAGTCGGCGGCGACCCGCAAGGTGGTGGTGCACGGTGGCTAGCGTGCAGGCGCCGGAGCGGGCCGGGCGCGGCCGGGCGGCGGCGGTGGCGCAGGGGCTGTCCGCGTACGGGCTGATCGTGCGGATGTGGGTGCGCGCCGCCCTCGCCTACCGGACCTCGTTCGTGATGATGACGATCGGCAGCTTCGCGGCCAACGGTCTGGACTTCGTCGCGATCATGATGATGTTCTCGCAGATCGAGGCCCTCGGCGGCTTCACGCTGCCCGAAGTGGCCTTCCTGTACGGGACGTCCGGGATCGCGCTGGGCCTGGCGGATCTGCTGCTGGGCAGCATCGAGGGGCTGGGCCGGCGGATCAGGGACGGCACCCTCGACACGCTGCTGCTGCGCCCCGTACCGGTCTTCGCACAGATCGCGGCGGACCGCTTCGCGCTGCGCCGGGTGGGCCGGGTCACCCAGGCGCTGCTGGTGCTCGGCTGGGCGCTGCCGCGTATCGAGGTGGACTGGACGGTGGGCCGGGTGCTGATGGTGCCGCTGATGGCGGTGTGCGGCACGGCCATCTTCGCGGCGGTCTTCACCGCCGGGGCCGCCTTCCAGTTCTGGGCGCAGGACGCGGCCCAGGTGCAGAACTCCTTCACCTACGGCGGCAATGCGCTGCTGCAGTACCCGCCGACGGTGTTCGCCAAGGAGCTGGTGCGCGGGGTCACCTACCTCGTTCCGCTGGCCTTTGTGAACTGGCTGCCCGCGCTGCGGCTGCTGGGCCACCCCGACCCGCTGGGGCTGCCGGGCTGGGTGGACTTCCTGGGGCCGGTGGTGGCGGCGCTGATGTGTACGGGGGCCGGGCTGGCGTGGCGGGTGGGGCTGCGGGGGTACCGCAGCACCGGCAGCTGAGGGCACGTCATGGCGCGGGCCGCGAACGGGACGACGGAGGAGTGGGTGTGGTGAGCGGTGCCGGCGCTGCGGAGCAGCTGATCGAGGCCGACGGTGTCGAGAAGGTCTTCTCGGTACGGCGCAGGGCGGGCCGGCTGCGGCGGGTGCGGCAGGAGGTCCGGGCCGTCGACGGCATCTCCTTCCGGGTGCCGCGCGGCGAGATGGTCGGCTACATCGGGCCGAACGGCGCCGGGAAGTCCACCACCATCAAGATGCTGACGGGCATCCTCGTCCCCAGCGGCGGCCGGCTGCGGGTCGCCGGCATCGACCCGGCGCGGGAGCGGACCCGGCTGGCCCGCCGGATCGGGGTGGTCTTCGGGCAGCGCACCACGCTGTGGTGGGACCTGCCGCTGAAGGACTCCTACGAGCTGGTGCGGCGGATGTACCGGATCCCGGACTCCGTCTACCGCGCCAACCTGGAGCGCTGTGTCGGACTGCTGGACCTGGGCCCGCTGCTGACCGTGCCCGTACGGCAGTTGTCGCTGGGGCAGCGGATGCGCGGCGATATCGCGGCGGCGCTGCTGCACGACCCCGAGGTGCTGTATCTGGACGAGCCGACCATCGGCCTCGATGTGATCAGCAAGGCGAAGGTGCGCGAATTCCTGCGCGAGGTGAACGCCGAGCGGGGCACCACGGTCCTGCTGACCACCCATGACCTCACCGATATCGAGCAGCTGTGCCGCCGGGTGATGGTCATCGACCACGGTCATCTGGTCTACGACGGCGGGCTCGACGGGCTGCGGGCGGCCGGCGAGGGCGAGCGGACGCTGGTGGTGGACCTGGCGCGGGAACTGCCGCCCATCGAGGGCGTACCGGGCGCCCGTACGGTCCGGGTGGACGGGCCCCGGCAGTGGCTGGCGTTCCCGGCGTCGCAGAGCGCGGCACCGCTGGTCGCGGCGGTCGCAGAGCGCTATCCACTGGTGGACCTGTCGGTGCGGGAGCCGGACATCGAGACCCTGATCGCCGAGCTGTACGCGGGCGGCGGGAAGCGGCGGGATGTCGTGGAGAACGGGGGCATGGCGGGCGACGCGCTCTAATGTGTCCGTATGACTGAAGACCTCCCGGAATTGCGCGCTTCCGACACCGACCGTGAGCGGGTCGCCGAGATCCTGCGGGACGCCCTCGCGGAGGGGCGGCTGGCGATGGAGGAGTTCGACGAGCGGCTCGACGCGACGTACAAGGCCCGCACCTACGGGGAGTTGGAGCCGCTCACCGCCGATCTGCCGGTGGCCGCGGCGGGCGGCCCGGCGCCGCTGTCGCTGCGCAAGGAGAGCGGTGCGCCGACCCGGTGGGCGGAGCGGATCGTCAGCGGCACGCAAGGGTCCGCGGTCGGCCTCTCCTTCATGGGCGGCTTCCAGCGCAAGGGCCGTTGGACGATCGGGCGGCGCTTCACGGCGGCCTGCCTCATGGGCGGCGGCCAGATCGATCTGCGCGAGGCGCAATTCGCCGGACCCGAGGTCGTCATCGACTGCTGGGTGCTCATGGGCGGGGTGAACATCGTGGTGCCGCCGGGCGTCGAGGTCGATGTGCGCGGGCTCGGCATCATGGGCGGCTTCGACGCGCGGGAGGACGGGACACCGGGCGAGCCCGGCGCGCCCCGGGTGGTCGTCAGGGGCCTGGCACTGATGGGCGGCGTCAGCGTGGAGCGCAAGCTGCCCAGGGCCGAGCGGCGCCGCCTGAAGGAGGAGCGGCGCCGCCTCAAGGACGACGGGCGCAAGGAGCTGGACTAGGGCTTGTCCGCGGGGCGTGTCCGCAGGGTTTGTCCGAACCGGGGCGGCGCGCCTGCTCCGTTGGGGTTACAGCGCGGCGGGAGCCGCCTGCCTGAGGTGGGCGAGGTTCACGGCGTTCGCCATGGCGCGGAAGCCCTCGTCGCTGGGGTGGAGATGGTCGCCGGAGTCGTAGGCGGGGCGCAGCCGCACCGGCGCGGACGGGTCGCGCAGCGCCTTGTCGAAGTCCACGACCTCGTCGTAGACGGTGCCGGAGCGGATGATGCGGTTGACCTGTTCGCGGACCGA
This genomic stretch from Streptomyces nigrescens harbors:
- a CDS encoding ABC transporter permease, translated to MWVRAALAYRTSFVMMTIGSFAANGLDFVAIMMMFSQIEALGGFTLPEVAFLYGTSGIALGLADLLLGSIEGLGRRIRDGTLDTLLLRPVPVFAQIAADRFALRRVGRVTQALLVLGWALPRIEVDWTVGRVLMVPLMAVCGTAIFAAVFTAGAAFQFWAQDAAQVQNSFTYGGNALLQYPPTVFAKELVRGVTYLVPLAFVNWLPALRLLGHPDPLGLPGWVDFLGPVVAALMCTGAGLAWRVGLRGYRSTGS
- a CDS encoding ABC transporter ATP-binding protein; protein product: MVSGAGAAEQLIEADGVEKVFSVRRRAGRLRRVRQEVRAVDGISFRVPRGEMVGYIGPNGAGKSTTIKMLTGILVPSGGRLRVAGIDPARERTRLARRIGVVFGQRTTLWWDLPLKDSYELVRRMYRIPDSVYRANLERCVGLLDLGPLLTVPVRQLSLGQRMRGDIAAALLHDPEVLYLDEPTIGLDVISKAKVREFLREVNAERGTTVLLTTHDLTDIEQLCRRVMVIDHGHLVYDGGLDGLRAAGEGERTLVVDLARELPPIEGVPGARTVRVDGPRQWLAFPASQSAAPLVAAVAERYPLVDLSVREPDIETLIAELYAGGGKRRDVVENGGMAGDAL
- a CDS encoding DUF1707 SHOCT-like domain-containing protein; its protein translation is MTEDLPELRASDTDRERVAEILRDALAEGRLAMEEFDERLDATYKARTYGELEPLTADLPVAAAGGPAPLSLRKESGAPTRWAERIVSGTQGSAVGLSFMGGFQRKGRWTIGRRFTAACLMGGGQIDLREAQFAGPEVVIDCWVLMGGVNIVVPPGVEVDVRGLGIMGGFDAREDGTPGEPGAPRVVVRGLALMGGVSVERKLPRAERRRLKEERRRLKDDGRKELD